The following proteins come from a genomic window of Chionomys nivalis chromosome 9, mChiNiv1.1, whole genome shotgun sequence:
- the Il1b gene encoding interleukin-1 beta produces the protein MATVPELNSEMTAFQSDENDLFFEVDGHQKMKNCFQAVDLSCPDESIQLQISQQHFNKSFRQVASLIVAVEKLWNIPAPYSWTFQDEDLRTFFSSIFEEEPLFCEYWDGELLVADVPIRQLYCRLRDEQQKCLVLSDPCELKALHLNGQNINQQVIFSMSYVQGETSHNKIPVALGVKGKNLYLSCVLKGDTPTLQLESLDPKQYPKKKMEKRFVFNKIEIKSKVEFESAQFPNWYISTSQAEHKPVFLGNNGGQDIIDFTMESISS, from the exons ATGGCCACTGTTCCTGAACTCAACAGTGAAATGACAGCTTTCCAGAG TGATGAGAATGACCTGTTCTTTGAGGTTGACGGGCACCAAAAGATGAAG AACTGCTTCCAAGCTGTTGACCTGAGCTGTCCAGATGAGAGCATCCAGCTCCAAATCTCCCAGCAGCATTTCAACAAGAGCTTCAGGCAGGTGGCATCACTTATCGTGGCTGTGGAGAAGCTGTGGAACATTCCTGCCCCTTACTCGTGGACCTTCCAGGATGAGGACTTGAGAACCTTCTTTTCCTCCATCTTTGAAGAAG AGCCCCTCTTCTGTGAGTACTGGGACGGCGAGCTGCTCGTGGCTGATGTTCCCATTCGTCAGCTGTACTGCAGGCTCCGAGATGAACAACAGAAATGCCTTGTGCTGTCTGACCCCTGTGAACTGAAAGCTCTCCACCTCAATGGGCAGAATATAAACCAACAAG TGATCTTCTCCATGAGCTACGTGCAGGGAGAAACAAGCCACAACAAGATACCTGTGGCCTTAGGAGTCAAGGGGAAGAATCTGTACCTCTCCTGTGTGCTGAAAGGTGACACGCCCACCCTGCAGCTGGAG AGTTTGGATCCCAAACAATACCcaaaaaagaagatggaaaagcGGTTTGTCTTCAACAAGATAGAAATCAAATCCAAGGTGGAGTTTGAGTCTGCGCAGTTCCCCAACTGGTACATCAGCACCTCCCAAGCAGAACATAAGCCTGTCTTCCTGGGAAACAACGGCGGCCAGGATATAATTGACTTCACCATGGAATCCATATCTTCCTAG